Below is a window of Flavobacterium sp. CFS9 DNA.
TCTTTTGTGGCATTACCCGGATTGGATTGTAAAGGGATTGCCCCAAGTAACAGAGCTTCTAATAATGAATTTGGCATGCCGTCTGAAAAATTATTCCCAATATAAAGAAATGCTTTTCCAAAATAATGATGAAGCTCCGACTGGTTTATTCTTTCTATTATTTTAATTTTTCCCTCCAGTTCTGAATCTGATTTAATAAATTCTCTGACTTTTTCTCCTGCTGAAAAAACAGCAATATGAAAATCATCTAACAGATCAATTATTTTTTTTATAGCTTTTAAGGTATAGAGGGCTCTTCCTGTTTCATTATGATTACCTTTTATCAGGATTAATTTTCTGGATTCATTATCCTGAAAACTTGTCTGAATATCTTTTATATTATATCCGCCACCTCCGGGAAGAGCTCCCGGAAAAACTCCATTAAAATTGTATTTTTTTGCTAATTGATAATCTCTTTCACAATCTGTTATTAAAAAATCAACTCTGCTTAAAACAGATTCAATTTTCTGAATGTCATTTTTAAGAACCTGATGTCTAAAAATATCACTTCCCCAACAAGAATAAATCCATTTAATACCCGGATTTTTATTCATTGTTTTCAGTATGGGATAAGAGCAGTAATGCAATTCAAAACTATGAACGATATCGGGCTTAATTTCCTGTATAATTTTCTCCAAACCTTCATTGGCAGAAACTTCTAAATAAGGAATTATTTTATCATACGCCGAAGGCATCTTTTTTCTCAAAAAATATTCTCCTTTTATATAGGGATATTTTCTTTTTTTCCAATCTACGAATTGACGAACATAATCTAAATTCTCTAGCGGTCCCCGATCTAAAACATCAAACCAATAAAGTTCATGACCTTTATCTTTTAAGTTTTCAATCCAACGGAGAACGTGAATAGACGGCATCGATACAAAAAGTATTTTCACTTGATCTATAGTTTTAACTTACTCATTAAATCCACTAACTATCTAAAACTTAAACAAAATCTTCTTAAACACTTCATAAAAGCATTGATCTGCATTGCTGAAAGATAAAAAAGAAGTAAATAATGCCATTCATTCCATCTCAGTTTCCTGTTCTTTTTGATTGAAATTTCATATTCTGATATCAAATCCAACTGTTGCGGCTTACTAAACAATTCAATTTTTTCAATAATACATTGTTTATAAAAATTTTCGCTTGCAAGATCTTTTAACTTTTGATTATTCTGTTTTCCGGATATGGACGAACTGGAATATCGGATTAATAAATTACTCTCATTTATAGAGTAAATAGGTTTATCATCCGAAAAAAATAACCAAGCCGCATCATCACTATGCCAGGCTAGAGGAAAATCAAAAAAACCATATTTCTGAAAAATTGTTTTTGAAAATGTATATTCAGATAAAGAACTCCTTGTCAATCCTTTAAATCTTCTAAAATAAGAATCGGATGCTTTTTCCCATTCCGGATTCGTAAATGAATTACTTATGCTCCCATTCAAATTCATGTTTAATGATTTTGAAGCAAATCTTACCAAATTTGATTTTGTATGAAAAACATTGTAATGC
It encodes the following:
- a CDS encoding glycosyltransferase family 4 protein codes for the protein MKILFVSMPSIHVLRWIENLKDKGHELYWFDVLDRGPLENLDYVRQFVDWKKRKYPYIKGEYFLRKKMPSAYDKIIPYLEVSANEGLEKIIQEIKPDIVHSFELHYCSYPILKTMNKNPGIKWIYSCWGSDIFRHQVLKNDIQKIESVLSRVDFLITDCERDYQLAKKYNFNGVFPGALPGGGGYNIKDIQTSFQDNESRKLILIKGNHNETGRALYTLKAIKKIIDLLDDFHIAVFSAGEKVREFIKSDSELEGKIKIIERINQSELHHYFGKAFLYIGNNFSDGMPNSLLEALLLGAIPLQSNPGNATKELIGEKYFGEIINDPEDSDEIAEKIVNLIHNKDNNVQFAKSNHLKAIEDYNYEKIRDSINNLYSTVALYE
- a CDS encoding glycosyltransferase family A protein, with the translated sequence MLAIVIPYYKLIFFEETLQSLSAQTDKRFRVYIGNDASPEDPFLLLEEYKDKMDFVYQIFEENLGGISLAKHWERCIALVEDEDWIMILGDDDILEKNVVASWYEHYNVFHTKSNLVRFASKSLNMNLNGSISNSFTNPEWEKASDSYFRRFKGLTRSSLSEYTFSKTIFQKYGFFDFPLAWHSDDAAWLFFSDDKPIYSINESNLLIRYSSSSISGKQNNQKLKDLASENFYKQCIIEKIELFSKPQQLDLISEYEISIKKNRKLRWNEWHYLLLFYLSAMQINAFMKCLRRFCLSFR